In the genome of Oxyura jamaicensis isolate SHBP4307 breed ruddy duck chromosome 13, BPBGC_Ojam_1.0, whole genome shotgun sequence, one region contains:
- the GABRP gene encoding gamma-aminobutyric acid receptor subunit pi: MFCRYFCFFSLWLFLPTQRRCSLGHVSNLGGHVSNLGGSDTTSLPGFENLTVGYNKYLRPYFGGEPVQIAMSLDIASISSISESDMDYTATIYLRQRWTDPRLVFHGNKSFTLDARLVELLWVPDTYIVESKRSFLHDVTVGNRLIRLFSNGTILYALRITTTVACNMDLSKYPMDTQTCKLQLESWGYDENDVIFTWLRGNDSVHGIERLRLSQYTVERYYTLVSKSQQETGSYPRLILQFELRRNILYFILETYVPSTLLVMLSWVSFWITLDSVPARTCIGVTTVLSMTTLMIGSRSSLSKTNCFIKAIDVYLGICFSFIFGALVEYAVAHYSSSQKCTAKTPQEGPANELTKEMEEVNIANIFNSSIASYKRKISFTSIEISSDNINYSDLTMKTHEKIKRVLRNKMHRIIGYFTIQNPSNVDHYSKLLFPLFFMLVNVFYWAYYLYF, from the exons ATGttctgcagatatttttgcttcttcagtCTGTGGCTTTTCCTCCCAACCCAAAG GAGGTGCTCGCTGGGTCATGTATCCAACCTGGGCGGTCATGTATCCAACCTGGGTGGCAGCGACACGACATCCCTCCCTGGATTTGAGAACCTCACTGTGGGATACAACAAATACCTCAGGCCCTACTTTGGCG GAGAACCTGTTCAAATCGCAATGAGCCTGGACATTGCCAGTATTTCTAGCATATCTGAGAGTGACATG gaTTATACAGCTACTATATATTTGCGGCAGCGCTGGACAGATCCGCGGTTAGTCTTCCATGGCAACAAGAGCTTCACGCTGGATGCCCGTCTGGTGGAATTGCTCTGGGTACCAGACACGTACATCGTGGAGTCAAAAAGGTCCTTCCTGCACGATGTCACTGTCGGCAACCGCCTCATAAGATTGTTCTCTAACGGTACCATCCTGTATGCCTTAAG AATCACTACTACTGTTGCTTGTAACATGGACCTGTCAAAATATCCTATGGACACACAAACATGCAAACTCCAGCTAGAGAGCT GGGGATATGATGAAAATGATGTCATCTTTACATGGCTGAGAGGAAACGACTCTGTCCATGGCATAGAAAGGCTGCGGCTCTCTCAGTACACGGTGGAACGTTACTACACCCTGGTCTCGAAGTCACAGCAGGAGACAG GCAGTTACCCACGACTGATCCTGCAGTTTGAGCTGAGAAGAAACatcctttatttcattttggagaCCTACGTGCCATCTACTCTGCTCGTCATGTTGTCCTGGGTTTCTTTTTGGATCACCCTGGACTCAGTGCCTGCCCGGACCTGCATTG GTGTAACAACAGTGCTCTCCATGACAACTCTGATGATCGGCTCACGAAGTTCACTCTCAAAAACCAACTGCTTCATTAAGGCCATTGATGTTTACCTTGGCATCTGCTTCAGCTTCATCTTTGGTGCCCTCGTGGAATATGCAGTGGCTCACTACAGCTCCTCACAGAAATGTACAGCTAAAACACCTCAGGAG GGGCCTGCAAATGAACTTActaaagaaatggaagaagtcAACATCGCTAACATCTTCAACAGCTCCATCGCCAGCTACAAACGGAAAATCAGTTTTACAAGCATTGAAATTTCGAGTGACAATATTAACTACAGTGACTTGACCATGAAAACTCATGAGAAAATCAAACGTGTCTtgagaaacaaaatgcacagaattaTCGGTTATTTCACAATTCAGAACCCCAGCAATGTAGACCACTACTCCAAATTgctttttccattgttttttatGTTGGTCAATGTGTTTTATTGGGCTTATTACTTGTATTTTTAG
- the LOC118173852 gene encoding kazal-type serine protease inhibitor domain-containing protein 1-like, with amino-acid sequence MKPPVFTAVLVVLVQVSHGFPALYHRGWWRLLREGDDCGKCELALCSEPKDCPAGTVLDRCGCCPECGNVEGQICDLDQRNHFYGQCGDNLECRLDADEARFGEVPEPQCVCKSQESICGPEGKTYENICQFNKAYATKRNISMKHKGPCESAPVISVPPQDVQNFTGNDVIFGCEVSAYPMPHLEWKKKGNKMFLPGDDAHISVQARGGPQKYGVTGWLQIQGLRKSDEGVYICHTKNKYGATYASARLKVIDGSPSAFAFTAGSRSASYDTDYYGDYYDHSDDEDEEEYESGDYEN; translated from the exons ATGAAGCCCCCGGTGTTTACAGCAGTGCTGGTAGTACTGGTGCAGGTTTCTCATGGTTTCCCTGCCTTGTACCATCGAGGCTGGTGGAGGCTCTTAAGGGAAGGAGATGATTGCGGAAAATGTGAGTTGGCACTTTGCTCTGAGCCTAAAGACTGTCCAGCCGGGACTGTATTGGACCGTTGTGGCTGCTGCCCTGAATGTGGAAACGTGGAAGGTCAGATCTGTGACTTGGACCAGCGTAATCATTTTTATGGGCAATGCGGGGACAACCTCGAGTGCAGGTTGGATGCTGATGAAGCCAGGTTTGGGGAAGTCCCTGAACCTCAGTGTGTGTGCAAGTCTCAAGAGAGCATCTGCGGACCTGAAGGGAAAACCTATGAGAATATCTGTCAATTCAACAAGGCTTATGCAACTAAGAGGAATATCAGCATGAAACATAAAGGACCCTGTGAATCAG CTCCTGTGATTTCTGTGCCACCCCAGGATGTCCAGAATTTCACAGGCAATGATGTCATTTTTGGCTGCGAGGTGTCAGCCTATCCTATGCCACAccttgaatggaaaaaaaaggggaataaaatgtttctgccAGGAGATGATGCCCATATCTCAGTACAG GCAAGAGGTGGACCTCAGAAGTATGGCGTGACAGGCTGGCTGCAGATTCAAGGCCTCAGAAAATCAGATGAAGGCGTCTACATCTGCCATACCAAAAATAAGTATGGTGCAACATATGCCTCTGCAAGATTGAAAGTCATTgatg GTTCACCTTCGGCATTTGCATTTACTGCTGGTAGTAGAAGTGCAAGCTATGACACTGACTACTACGGGGACTACTATGACCATTCAGATgatgaggatgaagaagaaTATGAATCTGGGGACTATGAAAATTGA